A genomic segment from Spinacia oleracea cultivar Varoflay chromosome 3, BTI_SOV_V1, whole genome shotgun sequence encodes:
- the LOC130469974 gene encoding uncharacterized protein: MPLTIETHQEETYVVHAIEDVEPDEDEPWFSDILRYLQTSEYPLHFSSKNQRGLHLQSANFVLEGGFLYKRSPDGLNLRCVEKHEAQKVMETVHAGVGDTHMNGRMLALKVIRARYY, translated from the coding sequence atgccacttacaattgaaacccaTCAAGAAGAAACGTATGTCGTCCATGCTATTGAAGATGTCGAGCCTgacgaagatgaaccttggttttcagacattcTAAGGTACCTACAAACTTCTGAATATCCACTAcatttttcaagcaaaaatcaaagggGTTTGCACCTTCAATCAGCAAACTTTGTTCTAGAAGGTGGCTTCCTATACAAAAGGTCTCCCGACGGCCTcaatctccgatgtgttgaaAAACACGAAGCACAAAAGGTCATGGAGACCGTACATGCCGGGGTCGGTGACACTCACATGAATGGGAGAATGTTAGCTctcaaagtcattagggctcggTATTACTAG